A single window of Sparus aurata chromosome 12, fSpaAur1.1, whole genome shotgun sequence DNA harbors:
- the dhx29 gene encoding ATP-dependent RNA helicase DHX29, producing MGGKKKKSAAQAAAPLAPAAAGAAAAAAGRTGAAAAGNGVVVEEAKKQPGSSKQAKPGKESKSKAPKTYSLANAAQVDTGGVSDKSILKVTIQADLEKKIIKLINDFREENGDKGPISGRLTTKKLLDLYTALEKFKFKREHIEDAMKSSVLYGGDLHSALDWLCLNLKDDELPDGFSQQMQEENQRSRPRFQPPAQQKPAPASPKAPVNTHRETAKATERDEAASMKDWILRYAEQSSEDEEEEEEEERGKKTHNPELDEKFDPNDRYLILTAQLYDAKDMAATAKTKGDKPGQRMAQDRIRVIQQEMKQMESHPVFNPALKVVDVPQKEKKVLPAKEDKEDLSFKLFEQAEKQPPAEKVVKKNEPKDIRNFDYTARSWTGKSPKQFLIDWVRKNLPKSPAPAFHKVAAGRYWRCKVRVQRPDDVLEVCPTILTEDNMQAQHLAATLALYTLIKGQSVHQLLPPTYRDVWLEWRDSDQQKQEESRTAANKPRDQFISRLLTRLKQQQNQNQEQESTSQGQVGQGGDADEEPEESWENLAGLDIGEGGDNLEDKSEKRGVRKEGAAALEASRELLKKLKNSSVAHKLKAEREQLPVFQHRHRVLEALQRHRVVVVAGETGSGKSTQIPQFLLEELLTGGKEAQPCNIVVTQPRRISAMSLACRVSQELGCEDGPGSKSSLCGYQIRMENQSGEWTRLLYCTTGVLLRKLQHDKHLSSLTHIIVDEVHERSVQSDFLLTILKDVVMRRSDLQLILMSATVDCQKFSSYFNRCPVISIPGRTFPVEVSHLEDIVEEIGYVLEKDSEYCQRILEDEEEVSISVTQKGGKTVQHQEMILRDPSSGWDLGPDLDHFSSRTRHVLQYMNPNKINMDLLVELIAYLDKSPQFAELDGAILVFLPGLAHIQQLYDLLSSDKRFKDKNRFKIVALHSTLSSKDQGAAFTVPPAGVRKIVLSTNIAETGVTIPDVVFVIDTGKTKENKYHESSQMSSLVETFVSKASALQRQGRAGRVRNGFCFRLYPKFRFDSFMDYSIPEILRVPLEELCLHIMKCQYGSPEDFLSRALDPPQPQSVSNAVNLLRKIGACHPNNHLLTPLGLHLASLPVNVKIGKMLIYGAILGCLDPIATIAAAITEKSPFSTPMNRKEEANLAKSALALANSDHLTIYNAYMGWKNSRTEGQRAEMSYCRQHFLNRTALLTIEDVKHELMRMMEQAGFWSSRSKHQAAALPKQQVSILNAVLTAGLYDSVARVLCTPSVDVLERVACTVETPQGKAQVHPSSVNRSLQTHGWLLYQEKVKYSKIYLRDTTLISPFPMMLFGGEIDIQHRERLITLDGWIHFQAPVRIGVIFKHLRKLMDSLLEKKLENPRMSLEGERTIQLILDLIRSEHGH from the exons cTCCAAAGACCTACAGTCTTGCCAACGCGGCCCAGGTTGACACGGGTGGAGTCTCCGACAAGTCCATTCTTAAA GTTACCATCCAGGCTGACCTGGAGAAGAAGATCATCAAGCTGATCAACGACTTCAGAGAGGAGAATGGCGACAAAGGGCCCATATCGGGCAGACTTACGACCAAGAAGTTGCTG GACCTGTACACAGCTCTGGAGAAGTTCAAGTTCAAGAGGGAGCACATTGAGGACGCGATGAAGAGCAGCGTGCTGTACGGAGGGgatctccactccgctctcgactGGCTCTGCCTCAACCTTAAAGATG ATGAGCTGCCAGATGGTTTTAGCCAGCAGATGCAGGAGGAGAACCAGAGGAGCAGGCCCAGGTTCCAGCCTCCTGCTCAGCAGAAACCTGCTCCAGCAAGCCCCAAAGCGCCCGTCAACACCCACAGAGAGACCGCCAag GCGACAGAGAGGGATGAAGCTGCGAGCATGAAGGATTGGATCTTAAGGTatgcagagcagagcagtgaagatgaggaggaggaggaggaagaggaaagagggaAGAAGACACACAATCCTGAACTGGATGAAAAGTTTGATCCA AACGACAGGTATTTGATCCTCACCGCTCAGCTGTATGACGCCAAAGATATGGCAGCTACTGCCAAGACAAAGGGAGACAAGCCAGGCCAGAGGATGGCACAGGACAGGATACGCGTCATACAGCAAG AAATGAAGCAAATGGAGTCCCACCCGGTCTTCAACCCAGCTTTAAAAGTGGTCGACGTGCctcaaaaggaaaagaaagtgCTTCCTGCCAAGGAGGACAAAGAAGACCTCAGCTTCAAGTTATTCGAACAAGCAGAAAAGCAGCCGCCTGCGGAGAAAG TTGTGAAAAAGAATGAGCCAAAGGACATTCGCAATTTCGACTACACTGCTCGCAGCTGGACGGGGAAGTCCCCCAAACAGTTCCTCATCGACTGGGTCCGGAAGAACCTGCCAAAGAGTCCAGCACCGGCTTTTCACAAGGTCGCAGCTGGTCGATACTGGAGATGCAA GGTGCGTGTTCAGAGGCCAGATGATGTTCTTGAAGTCTGTCCGACGATCCTGACTGAGGACAACATGCAGGCTCAACATCTGGCAGCCACGCTGGCCCTCTACACCCTGATTAAAGGACAG TCGGTGCACCAGCTCCTTCCTCCAACCTACAGAGACGTGTGGCTGGAGTGGAGGGACAGCGATCAGCAGAAACAGGAGGAGAGCCGCACTGCTGCCAACAAACCTCGAGACCAGTTCATCTCGCGGCTTCTGACCAgactcaaacagcagcagaaccagaaccaagAGCAGGAATCTACATCTCAAGGCCAAGTGGGGCAGGGCGGGGATGCAGATGAAGAGCCCGAAGAGTCCTGGGAGAACCTGGCTGGACTTGATATTGGGGAGGGAGGAGACAATCTGGAGGACAAGAGTGAGAAAAGAGGCGTGAGGAAGGAAGGGGCAGCAGCACTTGAGGCATCCAGAGAGCTCTTAAAGAAGCTGAAGAACTCCTCAGTGGCCCACAAGCTAAAG GCAGAGCGAGAGCAGCTTCCCGTGTTCCAACACCGGCATCGTGTCCTGGAAGCTCTACAGCGCCAccgtgtggtggtggtggccgGTGAGACGGGAAGCGGAAAGAGTACTCAGATTCCTCAGTTCCTCCTGGAGGAGCTGTTAACGGGAGGTAAGGAGGCTCAGCCCTGCAACATCGTGGTGACGCAGCCCCGCAGGATATCAGCCATGAGCCTGGCCTGCAGGGTCAGCCAGGAGCTCGGCTGCGAGGATGGACCGGGGTCGAag TCGTCGCTGTGTGGGTACCAGATCCGGATGGAGAATCAGTCTGGGGAGTGGACCCGCCTGCTCTACTGTACGACCGGAGTTCTGCTTCGGAAACTACAGCACGACAAACACCTCAGCTCCCTGACGCACATCATCGTAGACGAG GTCCATGAGCGCAGTGTCCAGTCGGACTTCCTGTTAACCATCCTGAAAGATGTTGTTATGAGGCGATCGGACCTGCAGCTGATCCTCATGAGCGCCACAGTGGACTGTCAGAAGTTCTCCAGCTACTTCAACCGCTGCCCCGTCATCAGCATACCTGGCAGGACTTTCCCAgtggag GTGTCCCACTTGGAAGACATTGTGGAAGAGATCGGCTACGTCCTGGAGAAGGACTCAGAGTACTGCCAGAGAATTCTTGAAGACGAAGAGGAAGTGAGCATCTCTGTCACGCAAAAAGGTGGCAAGACTGTGCAACACCAG GAGATGATATTGAGGGACCCCTCTTCCGGCTGGGACCTGGGTCCAGATCTGGACCACTTCAGCAGCAGGACTCGGCACGTGCTGCAGTACATGAACCCTAATAAGATCAACATGGACTTACTGGTTGAGCTCATCGCCTACCTGG ATAAATCCCCACAGTTTGCCGAGTTGGATGGAGCCATCCTCGTGTTCCTCCCGGGCCTGGCTCACATCCAGCAGCTGTACGACCTGCTCTCCTCAGACAAGAGgttcaaagacaaaaacag GTTTAAGATTGTCGCTCTGCACTCAACGCTTTCGTCGAAGGACCAGGGTGCTGCTTTCACAGTGCCACCTGCTGGAGTTAGAAAG ATTGTCTTGTCGACTAACATCGCTGAGACAGGTGTGACTATCCCTGACGTCGTGTTTGTCATCGACACTGGAAAGACAAAGGAAAATAA GTACCATGAGAGCAGCCAGATGAGTTCTCTGGTGGAAACATTTGTATCCAAAGCCAGCGCCCTCCAGAGGCAGGGGAGAGCAGGACGTGTCCGAAACGGCTTCTGCTTCAGACTCTACCCAAAGTTCAG GTTTGACTCCTTCATGGATTACTCCATTCCAGAGATACTTCGAGTCCCACTGGAGGAGCTTTGCCTTCATATCATG AAATGCCAGTACGGCTCCCCGGAGGACTTCCTCAGCCGGGCGCTGGATCCTCCACAGCCCCAGTCTGTCAGTAACGCCGTCAACCTGCTGAGGAAGATCGGTGCGTGTCACCCCAACAATCACCTCCTCACCCCTCTGGGACTCCACCTGGCCAGTTTGCCCGTCAATGTGAAGATCGGCAAGATGCTCATCTATGGAGCCATCCTCGGCTGCCTGGACCCCATC GCGACCATCGCAGCAGCCATCACGGAGAAGTCTCCCTTCTCCACGCCGATGAACAGGAAGGAGGAAGCCAACCTGGCCAAATCAGCCCTGGCATTGGCCAACTCCGATCACCTGACGATATACAATGCATATATGGG GTGGAAGAACTCAAGGACTGAGggacagagagcagaaatgtCCTACTGTAGGCAACACTTCCTCAATCGTACGGCTCTCCTTACAATAGAG GATGTGAAGCACGAGCTGATGAGGATGATGGAGCAGGCAGGTTTCTGGTCGTCGCGCTCCAAGCATCAGGCGGCCGCTCTGCCCAAGCAGCAGGTCTCAATCCTGAACGCGGTGCTGACCGCGGGGCTCTATGACAGCGTGGCCCGGGTCTTGTGCACCCCCTCCGTGGACGTGCTGGAGCGAGTGGCCTGCACGGTGGAGACGCCCCAAGGCAAGGCCCAGGTCCACCCATCATCTGTTAACcgcagcctgcagacacacggCTGGCTGCTGTACCAGGAGAAG GTGAAGTACAGTAAGATCTACCTGCGAGACACCACTCTGATATCTCCTTTCCCCATGATGCTGTTCGGAGGTGAGATTGATATTCAGCACAGAGAGAGGCTCATCACTCTGGATGGATGGATCCACTtccag GCTCCTGTTCGGATTGGTGTGATCTTCAAGCACCTCAGGAAGCTAATGGACTCACTGCTCGAAAAGAAGCTGGAGAACCCAAGGATGAGTCTGGAAG GTGAGAGGACCATCCAGTTGATTCTGGATCTGATCAGATCGGAGCACGGCCACTGA